In the Chroicocephalus ridibundus chromosome 15, bChrRid1.1, whole genome shotgun sequence genome, one interval contains:
- the DAB2IP gene encoding disabled homolog 2-interacting protein isoform X8, which translates to MAENLGGFDQGFLSRRLKGSIKRTKSQPKLDRNSSFRHILPGFRSVDNERSHLMPRLKESRSHESLLSPSSAVEALDLSMEEEVVIKPVHSSILGQDYCFEVTTSSGSKCFSCRSAAERDKWMENLRRAVHPNKDNSRRVENMLKLWIIEAKDLPAKKKYLCELCLDDVLYARTTCKLKTDNVFWGEHFEFNNLPSLKNITVHLYKETDKKKKKDKTNFIGQVNIPVSSVTGRQFVEKWYPVVSPNPGKGKSPGPMIRIKSRYQSMSILPMEMYKEFAEYITNNYMVLCSVLEPSLSVKNKEEMASALVHILQSTGKAKDFLTDLMMSEVDRCGENEHLIFRENTLATKAIEEYLKLVGQKYLQDALGEFIKALYESDENCEVDPSKCSSSDLPEHQSNLKMCCELAFCKIINSYCVFPRELKEVFASWRQECSNRGRPDISERLISASLFLRFLCPAIMSPSLFSLLQEYPDDRTARTLTLIAKVTQNLANFAKFGSKEEYMSFMNQFLEHEWTNMQRFLLEISNPETISNTAGFEGYIDLGRELSTLHSLLWEVISQLEQATATKLGPLPRILRDVNSALSNPACVQVSVTADHTASTPNAGNSISAGLQKMVIENDLSGLIDFTRLPSPTPENKDLFFVTRSAGAQPSPARSSSYSEANEPDVQMSNGSKSLSMVDLQDNRLLDSGANAPSTADSLNDSQSSLGQLQGVWTTRTQQNSVAGMATVRRVGQTPTTPSGESAPGRPQLLAPLSFQNPVYQMAAGLPLSPRGLGDSGSECHSSLSSHSNSEELTANKHGFAAPAASEDFTRRTGELARRQLSLTEKGGQPTMPRQNSAGPQRRIDQPPPPPPPVTRGRTPPSLLNTVQYQRPSSGSMMSSSPDWPGSGARLRQQSSSSKGDSPEMKQRTMHKQAPSPVNPNALDRTAAWLLNMNMQFLEDESIDPDSKHRDKLRNKDELSQAEKYQQDLVVLQDKLRISNKKLEEYETRFKCQEETTQKLMLEYQARLEESEERLRRQQEDKEIQMKGIISRLMSVEEELKKDHAEMQAAVDSKQKIIDAQEKRIASLDAANARLMSALTQLKERYSMQTRNGISPTNPTKLQITENGEFRNSSNC; encoded by the exons GTGACGACTTCATCAGGAAGTAAGTGCTTCTCGTGTCGTTCTGCAGCAGAGCGAGATAAATGGATGGAAAACCTGCGGCGTGCCGTGCACCCAAATAAG GACAACAGCAGAAGGGTAGAGAATATGTTAAAGTTATGGATTATTGAAGCCAAGGACCTGCCAGCTAAGAAAAAGTACTTGTGTGAATTATGCCTGGATGACGTTCTTTATGCACGAACTACCTGTAAATTGAAAACTGATAATGTATTTTGGGGGGAGCACTTTGAATTTAATAACCTCCCATCGCTCAAAAACATTACGGTGCACTTATACAAAGAGactgacaagaagaaaaagaaggacaaGACCAATTTCATTGGACAAGTGAACATCCCCGTCAGTTCTGTCACGGGCCGGCAGTTTGTAGAGAAATGGTACCCCGTGGTCAGCCCCAACCCCGGGAAGGGCAAGTCCCCGGGGCCCATGATCCGCATCAAGTCGCGCTACCAGAGTATGAGCATTCTTCCCATGGAGATGTACAAAGAGTTTGCCGAGTACATCACTAACAATTACATGGTGCTGTGCTCGGTGCTGGAGCCCTCGCTGAGCGTGAAGAACAAAGAGGAGATGGCGTCTGCACTGGTGCACATCCTGCAGAGTACAGGCAAGGCCAAG GATTTCTTGACTGACCTGATGATGTCTGAAGTTGATCGCTGTGGTGAGAATGAGCATCTCATTTTCAGGGAGAATACACTGGCCACCAAAGCAATTGAAGAATACCTGAAGCTGGTGGGGCAGAAATACTTGCAAGATGCCTTAG GGGAATTTATCAAGGCACTGTACGAATCAGATGAAAATTGTGAGGTGGATCCCAGTAAGTGTTCATCTTCAGACCTTCCTGAACATCAGAGCAACCTGAAAATGTGCTGCGAGCTGGCCTTCTGCAAAATCATCAACTCCTACTG TGTCTTCCCAAGGGAGCTCAAAGAAGTTTTTGCCTCGTGGAGACAAGAATGCAGCAACCGAGGCCGCCCAGACATCAGTGAGCGACTGATCAGTGCCTCCCTATTCCTCCGGTTCCTCTGTCCGGCCATCATGTCCCCGTCCCTCTTCAGTCTCCTGCAGGAGTACCCGGATGACCGCACTGCACGCACTTTGACCCTCATTGCCAAGGTCACCCAGAACCTCGCCAACTTCGCCAA GTTTGGCAGCAAAGAGGAATACATGTCCTTTATGAACCAGTTCCTGGAACACGAATGGACTAACATGCAGAGGTTTCTTCTGGAGATTTCCAATCCCGAAACCATCTCAAACACAGCTGGCTTTGAAGGGTACATCGACCTGGGCCGGGAACTCTCCACTTTGCACTCGCTACTCTGGGAGGTCATTTCTCAACTGGAGCAG GCCACAGCAACAAAACTTGGGCCTCTGCCTCGGATCCTGAGGGATGTCAACTCGGCACTCAGTAACCCGGCCTGCGTGCAGGTCTCGGTCACAGCCGATCACACCGCGTCCACGCCTAACGCCGGCAACAGCATCTCTGCAGGGCTACAGAAGATGGTGATAGAGAATGACTTATCTGG TCTGATAGATTTCACACGGTTACCATCTCCAACCCCTGAAAACAAGGACTTGTTTTTTGTCACAAGGTCTGCTGGGGCCCAGCCCTCGCCTGCCCGAAGCTCCAGTTACTCAGAGGCCAATGAGCCCGACGTGCAGATGTCTAATGGCAGCAAGAGTTTGTCCATGGTGGACTTGCAGGACAATCGGCTCTTGGACAGTGGGGCCAACGCGCCCAGCACGGCTGACTCCCTCAATGACAGTCAGTCGTCGCTGGGGCAGTTGCAGGGCGTATGGACCACACGGACTCAGCAGAACAGCGTGGCGGGCATGGCCACCGTACGCCGGGTGGGCCAGACCCCCACCACGCCGAGCGGTGAGAGCGCGCCCGGCCGGCCCCAGCTCCTGgcacccctctccttccagaaCCCCGTCTACCAGATGGCCGCtgggctgcccctctccccccgtgGCCTGGGCGACTCCGGCTCCGAGTGCCACAGCTCACTCAGCTCCCACAGCAACAGCGAGGAGCTGACGGCCAACAAGCATGGCttcgccgcccccgccgccagcgAGGACTTCACCCGCCGGACGGGAGAGCTGGCCCGCCGGCAGCTCTCGCTGACGGAGAAGGGCGGCCAGCCCACCATGCCGCGGCAGAACAGCGCGGGACCGCAGAGGCGGATAGaccagccgcccccgccgcccccgcctgtCACCCGGGGCCGGACGCCGCCCTCCTTGCTGAACACGGTTCAGTATCAGCGACCCTCCAGCGGCAGCATGATGTCCTCCTCGCCCGACTGGCCCGGCAGCGGGGCCCGCCTCCGGCAgcagtcctcctcctccaaggGCGACAGCCCCGAGATGAAGCAGCGCACGATGCACAAACAG GCCCCTTCTCCTGTGAACCCCAATGCCCTGGACCGCACTGCTGCTTGGCTTTTGAATATGAACATGCAGTTTTTAGAAGATGAAAGCATTGACCCAGATTCCAAGCACAGGGATAAGCTCAGGAATAAGGACGAGCTCAGCCAAGCAGAAAAG TACCAGCAGGACCTAGTGGTGCTGCAGGACAAGCTTCGCATCTCCAACAAGAAGCTGGAGGAATATGAGACTCGTTTCAAGTGCCAGGAGGAGACAACGCAGAAGCTGATGCTGGAGTaccaggccaggctggaggagagcgAGGAGCGGCTCCGGAGACAGCAGGAGGATAAGGAGATCCAGATGAAGGGCATCATCAGCAG GCTGATGTCAGTTGAGGAGGAGCTAAAGAAGGACCATGCAGAAATGCAGGCTGCCGTGGATTCCAAGCAGAAGATTATCGATGCACAG GAGAAACGCATTGCTTCATTGGATGCTGCCAACGCACGGTTAATGAGTGCCCTTACTCAGCTGAAAGAGAGGTACAGCATGCAGACACGTAATGGGATCTCCCCCACAAACCCAACTAAATTGCAGATTACAGAGAATGGAGAATTCAGAAACAGCAGTAATTGTTAA